A region of the Mangifera indica cultivar Alphonso chromosome 10, CATAS_Mindica_2.1, whole genome shotgun sequence genome:
atacacatataatgtTATATCACAGTTATGTTATTCACATAGTCAGAGTACCTAATATTTGTTTTAACCTAGTTCGATTTATATAGAGAAAatgggtttaaaaaaaaatattttcaccgtagtttttatatgtattacatataaaaaattatcggaGTTTAAGATTAAGAGATGCATCTTAGATGATTGAGAAAATTAGCATGCATTGTCATCAGATTTATGGACTGAAGGTATTTATAGGATAATTAACTATAAATTCATCGAAGTTCAGAGTTTACTCCTAGTGACGAAGTTCAGGTGGAATATGTTGATGTCACTTGTTAATATGCAACCAATTTTTTTGCACAATTTCATTAGAAAAGAATTTGGATTCAACAAGTTTaatccaaattattttttacttaaatattttttaacttaaataattttgtatataattattgtaaaatatttttaatattatttattatattaattaaaagtaaagtatttttattttaaaaaattaaaaaataagaataaaataataaaaaatttagattattttgatttaagtaataaaaaataaattattcaatcaaataaaatttaaaatatcttatttatgataatcaaatcatatatgatatcttgtataaaaaatttgatttttcatattatataacgtatatcgtattataaaaaaaaaaaaaaaaaaaaatatatatatatatatatatatatatatatatatatatataataaaaataataaaatttaaaaatcacatcattatgttaaaaatattacaatcaacttttaaattttaaatttttttacatatatcaCTACCTTGTTATTATTTAGGAAAAatggatataataatatatatttaaaaaaatagacattatttttcttattaataacCCTTATaagttataattaatataagggaaattataataaatggccaaaattaaaggggtctaagcgaaattgttcaaaataatcaggttaaaacaaaaatgcccaacttttataaaatgaccaaactgcccctctatataaacaaagaaaattttcttctttcccaCAGTAATCTTCCACGtttttcactgtgcaaattcaaagaaaatttgcGCTCCACAGTCATCCCACAGTCGAAGAAATTTTCGgtgatttttgtgcttttcGACGactgaaaatggcaaagaaagttagtatatcttccctaatcttatttgaatcaaattattgttcatattattgagatttgagtgagattttgcggtttaaaactttaggatttcaattttgaacaatacttaaaatgttttgattcttggttgtttttgttgaatttgttgagaggttttatgttatagcctatgtagatttgatatGTGTTGAAATTGAAGGTCGAAACGACAAATTTTTGGTCTAAAAATGCGTTCGAAGTGATCGATAATctgaccgtgggaacagtgtatCCCACGGTCAGGACGAATTCTCCCACAGTCAAGAGGGATTGATTATGGGTTAGGGGTTAAGTagcgttttcaaaacattagggagctAGCTGAGACTAGTTAGTCCACAAcgggtgtttttgaaatttgccatGTGACAGTGGGTTGATGCCTTGAATaccgtgggttggggggaaaatttagcatcgcagttgtattttcactatatcgaATAGATCACGAGTGCATATTTAGTTAgcttattgtttatttatcgttcttcatatgttcttatatatatatttattgtatgtgcgtatgtgtatgatgtactttatctatcattatatatgaatatccttttgatttcattttttaaataatcttgtcacggaaataatgatatatgatttgagtgatgttactatcaaatATAAGacgaaataaagaaatactcaaacaactAATTcgaacaaatatgaaatgaaaaaattattcacactaaaattattatattaaaaaactcttcatatttttttaatatttaatttaagctcctataattatttaacaatttatgtaacaccctcgtatgttatcttgtatcaaaatacatctatttgttcttaacattccatttaaaacatttttacaatgtttattatcaaaatacctcttatgtgtttctaatatttcatttaacccttataattatctaataattttttaacaaccttTTCTGTtaccttgtatcaaaatgtatcatttatctatctatctattattaacatttcatttaaagtttttttattatgtttaatatcaaaatgcctcatatattttttattatttttttaaccccacgtacttatctaatatttcatttaataccctcatatgtttcctattatcaaaatatatttattcattcttaacatgtttctAAATCCttcataaattatgaaatatcaaaatacacccattttttcttaacatttcatttaaccccctataattatctaacatttcatttaatgcCATTTTATGAtctcttgtatcaaaaaacatctatccattcttaatctattatttaaatctttcatgtattatataattttaaaataccccttatatttttttaatattattttttaccccatataattacctaacattgcatttatcacccttgtatgttgtttcatatcaaaatacatctatctatttctaaaatttcatttataatgctcttacaatgtttaatataaaaaatgccctcatatttttataacatttcatttgacccctcataattatctaacactatatttaacacccttgtatgttgtcttgtatcaaaatatatttatctattcttaacatgttatttaaatcttttatatattatataatatcaaaataccccctatatttatctaacattacatttaacccctatattattatctaatattcaagtaccccatttacatgacatataaactggatttaacaaataaaataaagtttttaggttaagattcgtataattactttttttccACGAATagccttttttttatttgaatttagaaatacgaatttttttcGTCTGAACGAACTCATacttattgatattaaataaaaatgagagtgagagtgagtgttttaGTGAGATGAAAAGtatgtgtaataagagtgagaaagaatgtttatataaatgttgtgaagggtaattttggtattttaaaaaaagtttagggcatttttgcttaggaataggaaaattgggcatttttgcttatgaATAGAGAAATccggcatttttgcttaatgtatgggtaatttggccaaaattaataatttccttttttcaaattatttacatatatacatacatacatacatacatatacatatacacacaatcaatttcaataatgtggtgaagggtaattttaataatttagaaaaaatttagggcatttttgttaagaatagaaaaattgggtatttttttatgaatagaaaaattgggtatttttttatgaataaaaaaattggacatttttgcttaatgaatGAGTAAATTGGCCAAAgttaataatttcccttaataaaattatcatttttatttttttcaatctttttccaaattatttacatatatatatatatatatacatacatacatacatacatacatacatatatatatatatatatatacatacaatcAATTTCAATTCTCAAATCCCAACTCAATCCCAGCTAAATTCAACGATCAATTTCGTCAACTACGtgttaatttcttcatttttatcttcaatttcaCGCTCCTCTCTACCTTTTTTCTTCGGTTTCATCGAATTTCGTCTTTATCGTCGTCGTATTCATATTGAATCCAattctttctcttccttttcaaggtaaatttgtttaaaccCACTtcgttttttggatttttttgcCGTAATTTTGGGATTTTCATTGAATTTGGGTTCGTTTCATTCTTTCTTCGCAGAATAAGAGGTAGGagaggaagaaaaggaaaaaaattatcaaattttgattggGCTTTCAAGCGTTGGAACCGGAGTTATTTTTCTAGATAATCAGGTGATTCATTGATTAATTCTAAAGGTTTGTTTGATTATCCTTCTGGGTCTTATCGGAATTTTTTActgaaattgttaaaaaaaaaattgtgaattttGTAGATTAAATTGAGCTAGTGCTGAGGAAGTATCtcaaaaattttgagatttctATGTTTGGGCTTTgttaattttctctttctaagTCAGTTttgtgttcaatttttttttttttaaccgtgTATGATAACAGTCAGATTGGAGAAGTTAATTCTGTGTACAAGTTTTTATGGTTGGCTACaaagtttcttttaattttcttttatgttggTTCTGTTGGAAAGCAGCCTCATTTAATGTTTTAACGAATTTCAGCTATGCAGAGTCAAATTGTGTGTAATGGGTGTAGGAGCGTTCTTCTTTATCCCAGAGGAGCAACGAATGTTTGTTGCGCGTTATGCAATACGATTACATCTGTGCCTCTTTCTGGTATTCTTCCATCCTTTGGCAAATTTGGATGTTATCTGCATGCTTGAATACTTGAAATGTTTGTTTGAACGTTTGTGTTGTGGACTTTCTGCCTTTCCAGTAGTTATTTTTGCATATAGTTGTGGACAATTGTTTCTTgaagttttctctttttcagaAACTTGGGTTATCTTGGAAGGCCGCCTACCATGAAACTTATCGTAGTAGACTAGTTGGTTGAGGGAGTTTGGGGTATATTTTAGCAAATACTGGAAGTACAAATTTTCAGATGTTGGCATTATAGAGTATTTATTGCATATAGGAAACTGCTTTCAATTTCTCTTTCAcctatatttttttaggattaaagtatatttcattactaactTAAACTACACTTGTTTTTAGCTAAAATATATTGTTGTGCCCATGATATTCCATAATGTTTTCACTCTTTCTGTTGAGGTAGAAAGAGCAGGCAAATCTTGGTAGAAAATGTCACTTCTGTTGAAAATTATGCATGTGATCAACTTCCCTAGGGATTGACTTTATAGCTTTGTTAATTTCCTATGATGTGTATATTGCATTAATGTGCCTGATTTCAATGGCAGAATTATGAGTTTCAGTGAGTGGGGAAACCATAAATTATGATTAAcgaattatagaaataaatccCTAAATAATCATACTGATCCAACACTTACAAAATGTTAACAGTATGTTATGTAATTCTGTAATATGCCTATACTTACAAAATTGCATCACGATTGCATATTAGACAGCCCCTATATTAACTTTAtgtacttttctttttcttctgtgtCTCTGTCTCCAGTCATTCTTGcactatttttatatttattctgtTCCTTGCATCAGAAAAGTTAATTGATAACTAAATAACCAAGTAACATTCTCAGGTATTCTTTACTTgtcaaaaaaaattagaaatttgacTTTAGACCAAAATTAAAGGCATGGAGCTTAGTGTAAAAGGCAGGACAAAGTACCAATATTCAAGAAGGATAGTGTGGTGAAAGTTCCCATggatgtttattattttctgattaaaattgagttaatttgTGGATAAAATGTTGCAGGAAATGGTAAAATCTACTTTTTTGGAGTTTATCATCTAAGTTTGTATAATGTGCTGCAGGTATGGAAATGTCCCAACTTATATGTGGAGGTTGCAGGACATTGCTAATGTATACTCGGGGGGCAACAAGTGTGAGATGCTCCTGCTGCCACACCGTGAATCTTGCACCATGTAAATTATAGGCCTAAGATATGAAGTTTATGATTAGTACTTttggaatatatatttttattgatgcaTGCTGCACAACCCTTTGACATTCTATTTCCAAATCAAGCCAAATTATGCATATTTCTGGTTATTTTTTGTGTATTCTGAGGTGTGCACTCTCATATGTGTGCAGATAAGACATTAGTTTCTGCACACATGTGCTTGAGGCTGTGGCTCTGTTTCTTAGTATGTACTAGGTGCAATCAACTTTTATCACCTGCCATAATAATATTCTCTGGTGGAGTTTATTAACACTTTTAAGGAATTTTGAActggagaatttttttttgaaggaAACAAATGCTGCCACCTTTGAAGGACATCAACTATGATCTTATTTGAATATTGTCTTAAAATTGACATGAAAGCTGTTTGCTGCTGTAGATCTAGTGTTGAGTTTAAGTGTAATTTGCATGGAAGTCTAGTCTTGCATCAGTTGTATGATTCttcattaataacaaaattttggtTATTGGTTTCTCTAAATTATGGTTAACAAATGTGTTCTGGGTACTGTTTCAAATCATGTATGAATTGGATGCGGTCAATATGTATACTTGCTGTGACAATTCATCTCATTTCTCGACATCCTTTAATTGCACTGCTGTATATTtctaattgttttctttgtggCTTCATTTCTCTAACTGTTAAATTACTGATTTGTTTGTCATGGATTTTTTCTTGTGTGTAAATAGCTCCTAACCAGGTTGCTCATGTCAACTGTGGCAACTGCCGGACAACCCTAATGTACCCTTATGGAGCTCCATCAGTTAAATGTGCAGTCTGTCACTATGTTACTAATGTCGGTGTAAGTATATGAAATGTCTTGAAACTTGTTATGCCCGGCATTATTTAgaatttgagtattttttttttttagtgttttaagAAGTTCTGATAGTCACGTTAATTAGTGGATTGTTAGTGGAGATTCATTCTTTCGAAAATGATTGCATAGTATTGAAGTTATTATAGACATTATCATTAGTTGGAACAGAATAGAGGTTTTCTAAAGATCTGTAACCATACTATTCGCGCCATGAAAGAAGTCAACTTTCTGTTTTGGTTTCAGCAATTTTGGCTTCTAAATCTGTGAACCCTTGGCTTAGGACCCAGGAGGGCCAGGAGTATAAAGTTTGTCACATATTGTCTACAGCTAAGTTCTTGTTTAGTTGTTTTGTtaggataaaaaatttttgtttgttttttcagtCAGAGGCTGAACTGTAGTTTCTTCAATTCCTCTGTAGCAGGGGTACTTCCACAGTTGAGTATAGATTTCCTGGCTGTTCCCAGCAATTTAAGGTGTATTATTAGTCTAAGATTGAATATAATGTCTTATTAGGTACTTTGAAATACTCTTGGAACTTGtaagatgaagaaaaataagtgttgagttcaaataaataaccatataatcttttgtttttctaatattttgatgaatggAAAGTCATTTAGTTTTAGAGCATGGTCGCTGATTGTGTTTCTATTTAATATGACAATCTGGTCCTTCAATTTTGGCCAGCCTTCTgctttcaaatcaaatccaagtACTTTTTTAACCCctcatatatgtgtgtgtgtgtgtgtgtgtgtgtgtgtgcgcgcgcgCATTGCTTTGCAATTGATTCTTAACTTCAAATTGTAGGAAGCTCTTCATTTTAAAAATCCAGTTATCCTTGTGTTATAATCTCAATTTATTTCAGAATTTAGGTACAATCTTACTCTAGCATGATCATTCTCAGACATCTTTGTATTGCTTCACGATTCATTACAAGTTGttagattttgttttaatgaaaCTATTAGTTAATGTTAATCAGTTTCATTCTTTGGTCCAGCCAAAAATAATTGTAGCACTTCATTTAAGCTGGAGCTGTTCTCTTTGCATTACCTTGCTTGTGTATGCAGTTTCAGTTTGTAATTAGTGTAGGCTGTTTCCATCAACCAAAGAACTACTAGAAATTTTGCTTCCATAACCTTTTCAACCCTTTGTAAGTTTTGATCTCTCCCAAATTTTGCAGATGCCAAATGTAAGGGTTCCACTTCCGGCAAACAGATCTAATGCAACAGCCGCTTCTGGTACATCACCTTCTTCTTCAACGGTAAGTCActgaatttgataattttccaGGATCAGAAAATTGTGTCATGTTGATTTGTTTGATGCTAACTGAATCCTTCACTCTCCTTTTGTTTCAACTCCCCCAGTCTCAGACACAAACTGTTGTTGTCGAAAACCCTATGACTGTTGACGAAAGCGGGAAATTGGTTAGTAGTTCTCAATTTAGTATCTGTAAAATTGTCTTaccatttcttttttcttagattttaCCTTCTTTCTTGGGCAAAAAACATTGCTGATGCATGTTTCTATCGAACATTCCAGGTGAGCAACGTTGTTGTCGGTGTCACAACAGATAAGAAATAAATCATCAAATGGGCTTCTGTGATGTTGCGGGGATAATCGGTATAAGCAGTCCCAGTCCTAATCCTTATTAGACATTGCTTGAAAGATGGACTTGATTAGTGCTTGCGTATATTGTGGTGGAGCTATCAATTGATATTCATtcagttaaaagaaaaaaaaagaacattttcTAAAATGAGATGCTGAAGAAATTTTAAATGTGCGATGTACATTTTCAGGGCACAAGTAGTGGAAAAGGGGACAAATTGTTTAAGTAATTTGTGTGATTATTAATATTGAACTTATGTTTGTGTCAAGATGCATAAATATGGAAGTTGAATGTGCTGTTAATGCTTGTAGCTTTCCAGTGAACAGAATAATGGATctacttatatataaattatacatatttacttatttttctatgtaaaattttataatttttgtgtttatattaGAGATTTGTAAGTCAAGTTTAAGAAAATCATGGAAAATGAGGTCACTTTTTGTGTTCCTTATATTGCCATATctaaaatttaggattttgttGGATTGTTTCTCACAAAAGAGCAAGTCAGTAGTAGGGGCTTTGAGGGGTTGGCTATTACTGGTTGAGTGGTTAAGGATGTgcaaacaaattgtacaaattaaCATGACAACAATTATTTGAATGATTATGAAGTgacaaaaatagtaaataatatttatgatatcaaTCCATTGTTATTGGTAAGGGTGATATGAATTGAGTGAAAAATAGAAcaactcaagtttggtttgagtttatcTAGTCGAAGTAAAAGGTAGCTCGAGTTTGGTTATGTTTTgaagtttaaagtttaatttgaatatgcgtttctttttaatttgctATTCAATGGTTTTGGATTTATGGTTTTAGTTTGCGGttaatgacaaaacaatattgttttgagaATTGTTTAACATCACTTGAATTGAACTATCATTCAAGCTTGAACTAAATCGAGTGATTTTTTCAACTTGTAGGTTGGATCAAGTTGAACTCCTTCTAATTCGAGTTTAAGTTGGTTTTAGAAAGGAATTGAcctttttgttttaagtttgattcgagtTTGACATAaacgaatttgagtcaaactagtTTTTTATATCGAATCAACTTTTTATATCAAACCAATTTAATTTAGAGctaactttatttattaaagtagtttatgtttttcaattattagagtatttttcaatttttagagcAGTCTAACCtaaattggtttgaatttaacttgcttttatgaaaataagtttaatttttttactcaattttgactctttttatttgaactcaattccAAACTCtaatagtttgaattgaatctaaCTCTTGACATCGCATTATATTTTTATCCGATAAActgtgagttttcaaaaactataaattagggtttcatgttggataaaaattttgagttattgaGTGGActctttatttgtttatttattttctacaTTGCCAGCACCCAAATATGGTTTTCAtgtataatcaaaattattccAGTAAATAATTggataataaattgaaattagagataaaaaggagataattttcatataattaactTCCAAGTCACAAAGGTGACAAGAAAAAAGCTTTAATTTGCTATTCAAACCACATAAACAAGACATCGAACCTAAAAACATATAGCCAAAGTTCCATCCGAACTTTGatgatgtaataattttttactttttaagtttaaaatattatttttcatctgttATTTACATTTGTTAATAATCATCGTTAAATTAGAaaggtaaaaaagttattttatctaaaaatttataaaatattaatataatttaccatctattaaatatattgaaaaatgttctatcatttcatttgaataaaaataactaattttaaaaataaaaaaggttattttatataaatttttataaaattctaacgTATTTTAAcaccaattaaatatataaaagttataattataattttattcatttcaaaaaaatgtCTAAAGTgctttttacatttttttttttttttttgtgttttcttttctcccttctttttcttctttcttccttctttgTTCATTGTCTTTTTCCAACCCATCTTCATTCTAAGTGCCatcatttaattgttttttcattGCTCTACCTCAGCAGTTGAAAATTGCCTCGCTTTGTTAGATTTCCCCTGATGCAATCCACAGAAATTCCATGAATCCTTTGGTGGATTAAGTTTGACAACTCAACAACAATACAAAGTCGAGTTTCCTATCTAGTGAATCTGATATATAGTTAAAGATAAATACgtatcaaaatattcaaagaaAAGCAAACATAAGAGAATAtaaccaaccaaccaaccaacccACCTTTCTTTGTGTTGACGAATTGCGGTTTGTGCAAGTGGCATCAATAGATTTACTTAGTTGTCGACCCcaatttccattttttcttttgttgtgtTTTAGTTTGATTCCATATAACTTATTGTTTGTATTATGGAAGATTTTGAAGCAAATGGAAATTGTGATAAGGTAGGGAGGTGGTCCTTTAATGGTGTGAAGAGGTTTGTGCGGGTGGTGGTGGTTTTTTGAGGTGACTTGTGAGAATGTAACATGGTGGTGTTGTCAAAcactgtttaaataaatatagttgACAACAAGAACAACGACAATGAAATGATAGTGTGATTATGATAGTGGTGGAGACGAGAGAAATGGATAAGAAAGGTGATAGTAGTGACgaagacaaaacaaagaataaagaaaataataaataagaaaaaaagaaataataattataaaattatttaaaattaggttgaagtattttagtaattttaattgaaaaataaatattatatatatatata
Encoded here:
- the LOC123227595 gene encoding protein LSD1-like — its product is MQSQIVCNGCRSVLLYPRGATNVCCALCNTITSVPLSGMEMSQLICGGCRTLLMYTRGATSVRCSCCHTVNLAPSPNQVAHVNCGNCRTTLMYPYGAPSVKCAVCHYVTNVGMPNVRVPLPANRSNATAASGTSPSSSTSQTQTVVVENPMTVDESGKLVSNVVVGVTTDKK